The proteins below are encoded in one region of Bremerella sp. P1:
- a CDS encoding PVC-type heme-binding CxxCH protein, translating into MLWMLVTIFTLFSSSVARADAPFEFKNEDVVAIFGNGLADRMQHAPWVETVLQSKLKGKNVRFRNMSFSGDLVNKRPRNQGFTNDTEYLQHVAPTVVWVMYGYNEAYAGPAGASTYEKELVDLVDKYRALRKQDGVDARFVLFSPIAYENTGNRNLPDGKELNANLEAITQATKNAADAADATFVDLFTPTLALYEATDENLTLNGIHLNEQGYRQLADVISKQLVGETASSGDSLEMIYEAVKDKNWHWHNRYRATDGNDIWGSRSKLSFVDGQTNAEVLVHELKMLDLMTANRDSVIWAAAHGKSIEPDDTNVPAPVQVKTNVGGGSRSSSAAKEGSSDYLSPVDSLAQIKVPEGFELNIFASEEMFPDLANPVQLQVDSKGRLWAASWNSYPKWQPGDELKDSLMIFEDTDGDGVADERKIFAHVHNPLGFEFWGGGVLVTSGPDLLFLKDTDGDDKADVRYPILQGLGTSDTHHAANNLIYGPDGGIYWQSGIFLVHNHETPWKQNLNTGGSGMYRFDPRTFAITPIAANSPNPHGTSFDRWGYLYANDGTGGKSYQVRPKGNGFQMHSLLEKEFRPVPANEILSSAHFPEDMQQDFLILNVIGFLGIKQYDLNRGDGGRREYGHVWGTPVQELLSGEDRNFRPSDAIVGEDGALYVADWHNMIIGHMQHNIRDPSRDHKHGRILRLTVKDRPLQEPVPIHGQSIEQLLENLKHPVDGVRHRTRIELSARDSDEVIAAAQAWAKDFDPNDELEAHHLLEALWLHQQHNVVNHELLEQLLNSTVPHAAVAAQTVQHFWTKFDTKLASDFVASPELHVVNYRVPGHLDRAAQNSYKRGSEIFQRESHCATCHQTNGQGNGVVYPPLVKSPWVNGSEDRLIKLALHGMWGKMQVGGKIYDPARGVPPMTAFRDLLNDQEMADVLTFVRNTWGNKAAPIDKATVARVRAESSDRTTFWKPEELEALHPLEKELMAKVDLEEPVAINNVELEKELLEQTLEELVQAASEKGNKNRGKRLFYTSAASCFACHDPPGNAPKLGPDLTKLTKVMQPSSWIESVLHPSKQIDKEFAQINVLTDDGRVISGIRISEDKDGIVVRNVAEPKPIRIPKDTIEEVIESKSSMMPSGLVRSLNNRQEFDDLMAYLISLKTKASP; encoded by the coding sequence ATGCTATGGATGCTGGTCACAATATTCACTTTGTTCTCTAGTTCTGTCGCCCGAGCCGATGCGCCCTTCGAATTCAAGAACGAGGATGTCGTAGCGATTTTCGGAAACGGGCTGGCTGACCGGATGCAGCATGCTCCTTGGGTCGAAACGGTCTTGCAGTCGAAGTTGAAAGGCAAGAATGTCCGATTCCGCAACATGAGCTTTTCGGGTGATTTGGTGAACAAACGCCCTCGAAATCAAGGATTTACTAACGATACCGAGTACTTGCAGCATGTCGCACCCACGGTCGTGTGGGTCATGTACGGCTACAACGAAGCGTACGCCGGCCCGGCAGGAGCATCGACCTATGAGAAAGAGTTGGTCGACTTGGTAGACAAGTACCGAGCACTACGCAAGCAAGATGGCGTGGATGCCCGATTCGTGCTATTCAGCCCGATTGCTTACGAGAACACCGGTAATCGCAATCTACCTGACGGCAAAGAACTGAACGCGAATCTAGAAGCAATCACGCAGGCGACGAAGAATGCCGCCGATGCTGCCGATGCCACGTTCGTCGATCTGTTTACTCCGACCCTGGCGCTATATGAAGCGACTGATGAGAATTTGACGCTCAACGGGATTCATTTGAATGAGCAAGGTTACCGTCAACTGGCCGACGTAATCTCTAAGCAACTGGTCGGCGAAACAGCGTCTTCCGGTGACTCACTTGAAATGATCTACGAAGCGGTAAAAGACAAGAACTGGCACTGGCACAATCGTTATCGTGCGACGGACGGGAACGACATTTGGGGTTCGCGGTCCAAGCTCAGCTTTGTGGACGGTCAAACCAACGCCGAGGTCCTAGTTCACGAACTGAAGATGTTGGATCTCATGACGGCCAATCGTGATAGCGTCATTTGGGCTGCTGCCCATGGTAAATCAATCGAACCCGACGATACGAACGTTCCTGCCCCCGTTCAGGTGAAAACCAATGTCGGAGGAGGCAGCCGTAGTTCGAGCGCGGCCAAGGAAGGAAGCTCGGATTATCTAAGTCCCGTAGACAGCCTGGCCCAAATCAAAGTTCCAGAAGGTTTTGAACTAAATATCTTCGCTTCGGAAGAGATGTTCCCCGATTTGGCCAATCCTGTGCAACTTCAAGTCGACTCAAAGGGACGACTGTGGGCGGCCAGTTGGAACTCTTATCCAAAATGGCAGCCGGGAGATGAGCTGAAAGACAGCTTAATGATCTTCGAGGACACTGATGGGGACGGGGTTGCCGATGAGCGTAAGATCTTTGCCCATGTGCACAACCCACTGGGTTTTGAGTTTTGGGGAGGCGGTGTCTTAGTAACATCAGGCCCTGACCTGCTATTCCTGAAGGATACCGATGGAGATGACAAGGCAGATGTTCGCTATCCGATTCTGCAAGGTCTTGGTACGTCAGATACGCACCACGCGGCGAATAACTTGATCTATGGTCCCGACGGTGGGATCTATTGGCAAAGCGGTATCTTTCTGGTCCACAACCACGAAACACCGTGGAAGCAGAACTTGAATACTGGTGGATCGGGCATGTATCGATTCGACCCTCGCACATTTGCCATTACGCCAATCGCCGCCAACAGCCCCAACCCGCACGGTACCAGTTTTGACCGCTGGGGCTATCTTTACGCGAACGACGGAACGGGTGGAAAGTCGTACCAGGTTCGCCCCAAAGGAAATGGCTTCCAGATGCATTCGCTGCTGGAAAAAGAGTTTCGTCCGGTTCCAGCGAATGAGATTCTGTCTTCGGCACACTTCCCTGAAGATATGCAGCAAGACTTCCTGATCCTAAACGTGATCGGATTTCTGGGGATCAAGCAATACGACTTGAACCGTGGTGATGGTGGCCGGCGAGAGTACGGTCACGTTTGGGGCACGCCCGTACAAGAACTGCTGAGCGGAGAAGATCGAAACTTTCGGCCAAGCGATGCGATCGTAGGTGAAGACGGTGCGCTCTACGTGGCTGACTGGCACAACATGATCATCGGCCATATGCAGCACAACATTCGTGACCCAAGTCGCGACCACAAGCACGGGCGGATTCTGCGACTTACGGTTAAGGATCGACCGCTGCAGGAGCCTGTTCCAATTCACGGTCAGTCGATCGAACAATTGCTTGAAAACTTAAAGCATCCGGTCGACGGTGTGCGACATCGGACACGTATTGAACTGAGTGCTCGTGATTCCGATGAGGTGATCGCTGCGGCCCAAGCTTGGGCAAAGGATTTCGATCCGAACGACGAACTCGAAGCGCACCATCTCCTGGAGGCCTTGTGGCTGCACCAACAGCACAACGTGGTAAACCACGAGTTGTTGGAGCAATTGTTGAATTCAACGGTTCCACATGCCGCGGTCGCAGCTCAGACGGTTCAGCACTTCTGGACGAAGTTTGATACAAAGCTGGCTTCCGATTTCGTAGCATCTCCGGAATTGCACGTCGTCAATTACCGCGTCCCGGGACATTTGGACCGAGCAGCACAGAATTCGTATAAACGTGGGAGCGAGATTTTCCAACGCGAATCACACTGTGCGACATGCCATCAAACCAACGGGCAGGGTAATGGAGTCGTCTACCCGCCTCTAGTCAAGAGCCCCTGGGTGAATGGTAGTGAGGATCGTCTAATCAAGCTTGCCCTCCATGGTATGTGGGGAAAGATGCAAGTTGGAGGAAAGATCTATGACCCGGCTCGCGGCGTACCACCGATGACCGCATTTCGGGACCTGTTAAATGATCAAGAGATGGCTGATGTGTTGACATTCGTCCGCAATACCTGGGGCAACAAGGCGGCGCCTATTGATAAGGCGACCGTCGCCCGAGTTCGTGCCGAGTCGTCCGATCGAACCACGTTCTGGAAGCCTGAGGAGTTAGAGGCGCTGCATCCGCTGGAGAAGGAACTCATGGCTAAAGTGGATCTGGAGGAACCGGTCGCCATCAACAACGTGGAATTGGAGAAGGAGTTGCTAGAACAAACACTTGAGGAGTTAGTCCAGGCCGCTTCGGAAAAGGGAAACAAGAATCGCGGCAAGCGTTTGTTCTACACTTCGGCTGCCTCTTGCTTTGCTTGTCATGATCCACCAGGAAACGCACCAAAGCTGGGACCTGATTTGACGAAACTTACTAAGGTAATGCAGCCCAGTAGCTGGATTGAATCGGTTCTGCATCCTTCGAAGCAGATCGACAAAGAGTTCGCTCAGATCAATGTTCTGACAGATGATGGACGAGTGATTTCCGGGATTCGTATTTCTGAGGATAAGGACGGCATCGTTGTACGGAATGTCGCCGAACCCAAACCGATTCGGATTCCCAAAGATACGATCGAAGAGGTCATTGAGTCCAAGAGCTCGATGATGCCAAGTGGTTTGGTGCGGTCACTCAATAATCGCCAGGAATTCGATGACTTGATGGCGTATCTGATTAGCCTCAAGACAAAAGCATCGCCGTAA
- a CDS encoding beta-propeller domain-containing protein — translation MQSATLWAALIAFLSCSISVSAQEVTHSFLACGQKTYIMGADGKASWTYPASTRDGYVLGDGSIILTLSKSKQYKGGAVVRIGPDRTETVLWKGTQSEVNSAQPTAEGKLVITEAGNNPRLLELSPDGEVVLEFPLACQKENHHMQTRMARKLPDGTYLAPHLLDFAVFHYGRDGTVLNKLDTTAPGDSEHKIHTWPFTAIRHDDGHTLVCCTHGNRVVDFDSNGKIVWILTNDDLPGDWLQDPCGAQVLPNGNIVITSYAAGRADPNAPKMFEVTPDKKVVWRYADGQKVGIHHFQVITSNGKRLEEPAQK, via the coding sequence ATGCAATCCGCAACGCTTTGGGCGGCTCTGATCGCCTTCCTTTCCTGTTCAATTAGTGTCAGCGCCCAAGAAGTGACTCACAGTTTCCTGGCGTGCGGTCAGAAGACTTACATTATGGGAGCTGATGGCAAAGCGAGCTGGACGTACCCAGCTTCTACGCGAGACGGCTATGTGCTCGGCGACGGTTCCATCATTCTGACGCTCAGCAAATCGAAGCAATACAAGGGCGGGGCGGTTGTCAGAATAGGTCCAGATAGAACCGAAACGGTTCTTTGGAAAGGTACGCAGAGCGAAGTCAACAGCGCTCAGCCAACTGCTGAAGGAAAACTGGTAATCACGGAAGCAGGCAATAACCCGCGTCTTCTCGAACTTAGTCCCGATGGCGAGGTGGTTCTGGAGTTTCCGTTAGCTTGCCAGAAGGAAAATCATCATATGCAAACACGGATGGCCCGGAAGCTCCCGGATGGAACGTACCTCGCACCGCATTTGCTCGACTTTGCCGTCTTCCACTATGGCAGAGATGGAACAGTCCTCAACAAGTTAGATACAACCGCACCGGGTGATAGCGAACACAAGATCCATACCTGGCCATTTACAGCCATTCGACATGACGATGGGCATACACTCGTCTGCTGTACGCACGGCAACCGAGTTGTTGATTTCGACAGCAACGGCAAGATCGTCTGGATACTGACCAACGATGATTTGCCAGGCGACTGGCTTCAAGATCCCTGCGGCGCGCAAGTTCTACCCAATGGCAATATCGTCATCACCAGCTACGCCGCTGGGCGGGCAGATCCTAACGCTCCCAAGATGTTCGAGGTGACGCCCGACAAGAAAGTTGTGTGGAGATACGCCGATGGACAAAAAGTCGGCATCCATCACTTCCAAGTGATCACGTCAAATGGAAAAAGACTGGAAGAGCCTGCACAAAAATAA
- a CDS encoding sialate O-acetylesterase, which produces MQLRHLLSAALLLVVTSFSSVVFADVEVPPLFSDHMVLQRDMEAPVWGTAEPGEEIVVSIAGQSHEAKADADGKWSLKLKPLKVGGPYVLNIKGSNTIELKDVLVGDVWIGSGQSNMAGGVGGYAKNDEVLAELAAGTYPQLRFCRGKGGNWQESNPKTNPGFSAILFAFGQQLQKDLDIPVGLILGAVGGTPSGRWLTDEMLANNKQTKEYKAAKGGDLYKQHIQPVVPYGIRGVLWDQGESGTAIKGLDQFTTMGALIGGWRDTWGQGEFPFIYVQKPSGGGCAWDKSNPTNRMAEDFTTLPATPQQGNAGDYRAHHVGIMNHPNTAMVTARDLGSGIHPRNKSGYGHRAAQVALGFTYGKDVEIYGPIYASHKVEGNKIRVQFNHVGNGLATKYGDGLQGFAVAGKDGKYHWAQATIDGDTVVASSENVPEPVSVQYAWDKNSTWANLFNKDGLPALIFRAGE; this is translated from the coding sequence ATGCAACTTCGTCATTTGCTATCCGCGGCCCTGCTGCTCGTTGTTACGTCGTTTTCGTCTGTCGTCTTCGCTGATGTCGAAGTTCCTCCCTTATTCAGTGACCATATGGTCCTGCAACGCGACATGGAGGCGCCCGTCTGGGGCACAGCCGAGCCGGGCGAAGAAATCGTCGTTTCCATTGCTGGCCAGTCACATGAAGCGAAGGCGGATGCCGATGGTAAGTGGAGCTTGAAGCTCAAGCCGCTCAAGGTTGGTGGGCCGTATGTCCTCAACATCAAAGGGTCGAACACGATCGAGTTGAAGGACGTGCTGGTCGGCGACGTCTGGATCGGCTCGGGTCAGTCGAATATGGCCGGCGGCGTGGGTGGCTACGCCAAAAATGATGAAGTGCTTGCCGAACTCGCGGCGGGAACCTATCCACAGTTGAGGTTCTGCCGCGGCAAGGGAGGGAATTGGCAGGAGTCCAATCCGAAAACGAATCCCGGCTTTTCGGCGATTCTATTTGCGTTCGGTCAGCAGTTGCAAAAAGATCTCGACATACCGGTCGGTCTCATCTTGGGAGCAGTGGGTGGAACACCATCGGGTCGCTGGCTGACTGACGAGATGCTGGCCAACAACAAGCAGACCAAGGAATACAAAGCGGCCAAAGGCGGGGACCTCTACAAACAACACATTCAGCCAGTAGTACCCTACGGCATCCGCGGCGTCCTGTGGGATCAGGGCGAATCGGGTACGGCCATCAAGGGCCTCGACCAGTTTACGACGATGGGCGCGCTGATCGGCGGGTGGCGTGATACCTGGGGCCAAGGTGAATTCCCTTTCATATACGTGCAAAAGCCAAGTGGCGGAGGATGTGCTTGGGATAAGTCGAATCCGACGAACCGAATGGCCGAAGATTTCACCACGCTGCCTGCGACGCCTCAGCAGGGTAACGCCGGAGATTATCGAGCGCACCACGTGGGGATTATGAATCATCCCAATACGGCTATGGTCACTGCTCGCGATCTTGGTTCGGGTATTCACCCACGAAACAAATCTGGTTATGGCCACCGGGCGGCACAGGTGGCGTTGGGCTTTACCTATGGAAAAGACGTAGAAATCTATGGTCCGATTTACGCTTCGCACAAGGTCGAAGGGAACAAGATTCGTGTTCAATTCAACCACGTCGGTAACGGACTGGCGACGAAGTATGGCGATGGCTTGCAAGGATTCGCCGTGGCGGGGAAAGACGGCAAATACCATTGGGCTCAGGCAACGATCGATGGCGACACGGTAGTCGCTTCCAGCGAGAATGTGCCTGAACCGGTCTCCGTGCAGTACGCATGGGACAAGAATTCGACGTGGGCGAACCTGTTCAACAAGGATGGCCTACCAGCATTGATATTCCGCGCCGGCGAGTGA
- a CDS encoding sialate O-acetylesterase — MTLKQAYVVLNLLLVMALTWLPVSSSAADKPVKVYILSGQSNMVGIGQVTGGGSRWGSEFIEPVVSVYSGEYDPEANYDKLDPTNTIQLEKFGGVHPTPYPGGGTQIVRGFIQMKTTGIYELRPGYGGSTYNIMEVAGSEVYRRELGQDAVHTHIKLTAGEKVPFKVTYLTDQANGLGWIARIDIPGTLSTIVNQDGKFPYLLDDDGKWAARDDVWYKGVVTATANKWLSVDCGAGSNKIGPELGFGHVIGNFHDEPVLILKASQGNRSLGWDYLPPGSDQFEYEGQVYAGYKDSPAKWEQGTKPQPINWYAGKQYDECFGEVHQVLNNFDKEFPHWKGRGYEIAGFVWWQGHKDGGEPYASRYEQNLVHLIKTLRQEFDAPKAPFVIATIGFEGWNMSGPHKIVAEAQLAVSGEKGKYPEFTGNVLTVETRDFWRDPERSPKNQGFHYNQNAETYMLVGEALGKGMLKLLKPENDQP, encoded by the coding sequence ATGACACTCAAACAGGCCTACGTTGTCTTGAATCTCCTGCTTGTAATGGCTTTGACGTGGTTGCCGGTATCGTCGTCAGCCGCCGATAAACCGGTCAAGGTTTACATCCTTTCTGGCCAATCGAATATGGTTGGCATCGGTCAGGTTACTGGCGGAGGAAGCCGCTGGGGTTCCGAGTTCATCGAACCGGTCGTCTCCGTTTACTCAGGCGAATACGATCCTGAGGCAAACTACGACAAGCTGGACCCCACCAATACGATCCAGCTTGAGAAGTTTGGAGGTGTTCATCCCACGCCTTATCCAGGCGGCGGGACTCAAATCGTCCGGGGCTTCATTCAAATGAAGACGACCGGCATCTATGAGCTTCGCCCCGGTTACGGCGGATCGACCTACAACATCATGGAAGTCGCCGGCAGCGAGGTCTATCGAAGAGAGCTCGGCCAAGACGCTGTCCATACGCACATCAAGCTCACCGCTGGAGAGAAGGTCCCTTTCAAGGTTACCTACCTGACCGATCAGGCCAATGGACTGGGCTGGATCGCCCGAATTGACATTCCAGGCACGCTGTCAACCATCGTGAACCAGGATGGAAAGTTTCCTTACCTGCTGGACGACGACGGCAAATGGGCAGCGCGTGACGATGTCTGGTACAAGGGCGTGGTGACTGCCACAGCGAACAAGTGGCTAAGCGTAGACTGCGGCGCTGGGTCCAACAAAATCGGCCCAGAACTGGGCTTTGGACACGTCATAGGCAACTTCCACGACGAACCCGTGCTGATCCTCAAGGCGTCGCAAGGTAACCGATCGCTGGGTTGGGACTATCTGCCGCCCGGCAGTGACCAGTTCGAGTACGAAGGGCAAGTCTACGCCGGCTACAAAGATTCGCCTGCCAAGTGGGAGCAGGGAACTAAACCCCAGCCGATCAATTGGTACGCCGGCAAACAGTACGACGAGTGCTTCGGCGAGGTCCACCAAGTTCTGAACAATTTCGACAAGGAGTTTCCCCACTGGAAGGGACGCGGCTACGAGATTGCTGGATTCGTTTGGTGGCAGGGTCACAAGGACGGCGGCGAACCATACGCCAGCCGCTACGAGCAAAACCTCGTCCACCTCATCAAAACGTTACGGCAAGAGTTTGATGCTCCGAAAGCTCCGTTTGTTATCGCAACCATTGGGTTCGAAGGCTGGAATATGTCAGGGCCGCATAAGATTGTCGCAGAAGCCCAACTCGCCGTCAGCGGCGAAAAAGGCAAGTATCCCGAATTCACGGGAAATGTGCTGACGGTCGAGACTCGCGACTTTTGGCGCGACCCGGAAAGGTCGCCTAAGAATCAAGGCTTTCACTACAACCAAAATGCCGAAACTTACATGCTCGTTGGCGAGGCTCTTGGCAAAGGCATGCTCAAATTGCTCAAGCCGGAAAACGACCAACCATGA
- a CDS encoding sulfatase family protein, which produces MKLPYVIYSLIMASVAVNVLGRTSEVCADERPNIILLLADDLGYGDLSCFGSPAVKTPNLDRLANEGLLCNRFYAGSAVCSPTRASVLTGRYPLRFGITKHFNDRDQWLPESATTIAELLKEAGYNTAHVGKWHLGGLQVDENGKRKTDQPGPRQHGFDLYQTQIEQQPVRGRMGRERTLFRQGGTVLLRNDLQVREEDSYYPKHFTDANGDFVIETIEKFSAEEKPFFINVWWLVPHKPYEPAPEPHWSGTASKDTSDDQHRFRSMVQHMDAKVGEILKKLDELKLADNTLVLFTSDNGAAYEGFIHDLKGGKTDLHDGGIRVPMLVRWPNTIPPGQTSEAFGHTNDLLPTFCDAAGIRLPSELPIDGLSLLPHFKGEDPPSEKARGTVFWQLNLYKNLQRHYPKPKPYATEVAMRGKWKLLAIDGKPVELFDLDADPNENRNLMADHPDVVALLSAELIQWLNAPRTTK; this is translated from the coding sequence ATGAAACTGCCTTACGTCATTTATTCTCTAATCATGGCCAGCGTTGCCGTGAACGTGCTGGGGAGAACAAGCGAAGTTTGTGCCGACGAACGCCCTAACATCATTCTGCTACTTGCAGACGATCTCGGCTATGGAGACCTTTCCTGCTTCGGCAGCCCTGCAGTGAAGACGCCAAATCTTGATCGTCTTGCAAATGAAGGGTTGTTGTGCAATCGATTCTACGCTGGGTCGGCCGTCTGCTCTCCAACGAGAGCTTCCGTGCTGACAGGTCGTTATCCACTGAGATTTGGAATCACCAAACATTTCAACGATCGCGATCAATGGCTCCCAGAATCGGCGACCACGATAGCAGAACTTCTGAAGGAAGCTGGCTATAACACGGCCCATGTCGGCAAGTGGCATTTGGGCGGGCTTCAAGTCGACGAAAATGGAAAGCGAAAGACTGATCAGCCGGGTCCCCGCCAGCACGGGTTCGATCTCTATCAGACACAAATCGAGCAGCAGCCAGTTCGCGGCCGGATGGGTCGTGAGCGAACGCTCTTTCGGCAGGGCGGAACGGTCCTCCTTCGAAACGATCTACAGGTTCGGGAAGAGGATTCGTACTATCCCAAGCACTTTACTGATGCCAATGGCGACTTTGTGATCGAGACGATCGAAAAGTTCTCCGCCGAAGAGAAGCCATTTTTCATCAACGTGTGGTGGCTCGTTCCTCATAAACCATATGAGCCTGCTCCCGAGCCCCATTGGTCTGGTACCGCTTCTAAGGATACTAGCGATGACCAGCATCGCTTCCGGTCGATGGTGCAGCATATGGACGCCAAAGTTGGAGAGATCCTCAAAAAGCTCGACGAACTGAAACTCGCAGACAATACCCTTGTTCTCTTTACAAGCGACAATGGAGCGGCCTACGAAGGGTTCATCCACGACTTGAAAGGCGGCAAGACCGATCTGCATGACGGTGGAATTCGCGTACCGATGTTGGTTCGTTGGCCGAATACGATTCCACCTGGTCAAACATCTGAAGCGTTTGGTCACACGAACGATTTGCTACCTACTTTCTGCGATGCAGCAGGTATTCGGCTGCCGAGCGAATTGCCAATCGATGGTTTGAGTCTGTTGCCGCATTTCAAAGGCGAAGATCCACCGAGTGAAAAGGCCAGGGGGACTGTGTTCTGGCAGCTCAATCTCTACAAGAATCTGCAACGCCACTATCCCAAGCCGAAACCCTATGCGACCGAAGTCGCCATGCGCGGAAAGTGGAAATTGCTTGCAATCGACGGGAAGCCTGTAGAACTTTTTGACTTAGACGCTGATCCAAACGAAAATCGAAACCTCATGGCCGATCACCCGGATGTGGTCGCTCTGTTGAGTGCGGAACTTATCCAGTGGCTAAACGCACCACGGACAACGAAGTAA
- a CDS encoding sulfatase family protein translates to MLSLYLLLAASIVPAFAADKMNVVVLYADDWRHDTLGVAGNPVVKTPHIDQLASQGIRFTENCVTTSICGVSRANLYTGQWMSRHGNRGFGMWKTPWEQTYLGLLKANGYYLGHVGKWHNGGIPQDKFDFAVAYHGRHWYETKEYGRIHVTKRNEKDALKFLRNRPEDQPFYLTVSFFATHAEDGHKDQYLPQPESMELYKDVAIPVPPNATQESWERLPDFFDEKNEGRNRWHWRFDDEAKYQRMMKNYFRLASEVDSTCGVVLSELKKQGVLDNTLVIFTTDNGYYHGEHGLADKWYPHQESIRVPLIIADPRMPSSKKGTINEEFTLSVDLAPTILATAGVEAPQRMQGRNIGDLYLPVVDEKPAAWRKEFFYEHPTLRNKDFIPASEALVRRDWKYMFWPEDNVEQLFDLKNDPREENDLVSDSAQAKRLAEMRKRFNELKEAAK, encoded by the coding sequence CTGCTTTCACTTTACCTGTTATTGGCTGCCTCCATTGTACCCGCGTTTGCCGCCGACAAGATGAATGTCGTCGTGCTGTATGCTGATGATTGGCGGCACGACACGCTCGGTGTCGCCGGCAACCCAGTGGTAAAGACTCCCCATATCGACCAACTTGCCTCTCAGGGTATTCGTTTCACTGAGAACTGTGTGACGACTTCCATCTGTGGGGTCAGCCGGGCCAATCTCTATACCGGGCAGTGGATGTCACGGCACGGGAACCGTGGATTTGGAATGTGGAAGACGCCATGGGAGCAAACCTACTTAGGCTTGCTCAAGGCCAATGGCTACTACCTTGGCCATGTTGGCAAATGGCATAACGGTGGGATTCCTCAGGATAAGTTTGACTTTGCGGTCGCCTATCATGGTCGACACTGGTACGAAACCAAAGAGTACGGTCGAATCCACGTCACCAAACGCAATGAAAAGGACGCGTTGAAGTTCCTCAGAAATCGTCCTGAAGACCAGCCGTTTTATCTCACGGTCTCGTTCTTCGCGACCCATGCTGAAGACGGCCACAAGGACCAGTACCTACCTCAGCCCGAGTCGATGGAACTATACAAGGACGTAGCGATTCCCGTGCCGCCGAACGCAACGCAAGAATCTTGGGAACGCCTGCCTGATTTCTTCGACGAGAAGAACGAGGGACGCAACCGCTGGCATTGGCGTTTTGATGACGAGGCGAAGTATCAGCGGATGATGAAGAACTACTTCCGTCTGGCGAGCGAGGTTGACTCGACTTGCGGCGTCGTGTTGAGCGAACTAAAGAAACAGGGCGTTCTCGACAATACGCTGGTGATCTTTACGACTGACAACGGCTACTACCACGGCGAGCACGGCTTGGCGGACAAATGGTACCCGCACCAGGAGTCGATTCGTGTGCCGTTAATCATTGCCGACCCACGTATGCCGAGCAGTAAGAAGGGAACGATCAACGAGGAGTTTACGCTGAGCGTCGATCTTGCCCCAACGATTCTGGCCACGGCGGGCGTGGAGGCGCCCCAGCGGATGCAAGGACGAAATATTGGTGATCTTTACCTGCCAGTTGTGGATGAGAAGCCCGCAGCTTGGAGGAAGGAGTTCTTCTACGAGCACCCAACGCTACGCAACAAAGATTTCATCCCGGCATCCGAAGCACTGGTCCGCAGGGACTGGAAGTACATGTTTTGGCCGGAGGATAATGTTGAACAACTATTTGATCTGAAAAACGACCCGCGCGAAGAGAACGATCTCGTGAGCGATTCGGCCCAGGCGAAGAGACTTGCCGAGATGCGCAAACGATTTAACGAGTTGAAGGAGGCCGCAAAATGA